The sequence GAATTTCTTTTTCTCGCTCTAGAAGCCGCAACACTGAAAGATCGATGTCCACGATATTCTCTTTTCTATTATGAGCGCTCAGAAATGAGCTTTGCCAATGCAGATTCTATCTTCACCGCGACCCGCTCATTACTTCTTCTATTCCAAAGCTCCACTTCGCCATCGACAACGCCCTTGCCGCAAATCAAAATCCATGGCACGCCAATCAACTCGGCATCGGCAAACTTGACTCCCGGGGAAAGCTTTGGGCGATCGTCAAGCATGACCGATAAGCCGGCGGCTTCGGCTTCGAGAGTCAACTGCTCTGCGACCTCAAAAGCCACTGGATCCTTGCCGGTGGCGATGATATAAACATCCGCCGGCGAGACGCTCTCCGGCCAAACAAGACCCTTTTCATCGTTATAAGATTCCGCCAAGACTGCTACCAACCTGGTGACGCCAATCCCGTAGGACCCCATGGTTACCGTCACCAACTTGCCATTCTCGTCAAGCACTTTGAGCCCCAGGGCCTCGGCATACTTGCGACCCAGCTGGAAGACGTGACCGATTTCGATACCGCGCGAGAGCTCCAATTCGCCCGAACCATCAGGGGCCGGATCTCCAGCTTTGATTTCGGCGATATCGGCATAGCCATCGGACTCGAAGTCTCTGCCAAAGGTTAGGTACCAGACGTGTTTTTGATCGATATTTGCACCGGTTATCCAAGCACTACCTTTGGCAATCCGTGGGTCAACCAAATAGCGAATCTTAGACTCAGTCTTTTCGCCCAGGTGCTGCTCGCCGCCAAGATTAGGCCCGATGTAACCCTTTACCAATGCCGGGTACTTCTTGAAATCCTCCTCAGTGGCGGGCTCTACTTCTTTGGGGCCAAAAAATGCCTCGGCGCGTTTCGGGTCAACCTCGCGGTCCCCCGGCAAACCAACAATTACAAGCTCACGCTTGCCATCTTTATCGGTAAGTGCCAAGACCACATTTTTCAGCGTGTCAGCTGCGCTCCAGACACCCGCAGTCTTGGGGTGATTCGCGTTTGAAAAATCCACCAGTGAAGCAATGGTTGGAGTGTTTTGAGAGTCATGGACCTTGGCAATCGGGTTCAGAGAACCATCGATTTCATTTGCTACCTCAAACTTCACCGCTTCAACATTGGCGGCGAATCCTCCCCTGGAGCGAACAAAGGTGTCTTCCCCAATTGGCGAAGGATTCAAAAACTCTTCTGATTTCGAGCCCCCCATCGCACCGGCATCCGCCTTCACGATCACGTACTCGACACCCAGACGCTGGAAAATCTTTTCGTAGGCGGCCCGCTGAGCCGCATAGCTTCTACCGAGACCCTCGTCGGTCACATCGAAGCTGTAAGCGTCCTTCATCACAAACTCGCGCCCACGCAACAGCCCCGCGCGAGGCCTTGCCTCGTCGCGGTATTTGATTTGGATTTGGTAAATAGTTAGTGGGAGATCTTTATAAGAGCTGTAGAGGTCTTTGACCAAGAGGGTGAAAACCTCTTCGTGAGTCGGTGCTAGAAGGTAATCCGCATCCTTGCGGTCCTTCAGGCGAAAAAGGTTGTCACCATATTCGCTCCAACGACCAGTGATCTCGAACGGCTCTTTGGGCAACAGCCCTGGGAAATAGACCTCCTGGGCACCGGCAGTGTTCATTTCCTCGCGCACAATTGCTTCTATTTTGTTTTTTACCAGCAGTCCAAGCGGCAGCCAGGAGAAAATCCCTGGAGCATTGCGGCGAACGTAACCGGCTCTCACTAGCAGTCGGTGGCTTTGGACTTCGGCATCGGATGGATCCTCGCGAAGTGTGCGCAAAAATAAAGTACTCAGGCGTATGGGCATGAGCTCAATGTTAGCTATTTGTCGGAGGTCGTGACCTGCGCTGTGCCAGAAATTGCTGGATCCATTTCCGCCGCGATCCGATTTGCCTCTTCAATCAAGGTTTTGACAATTTCGGATTCGGGCACCGTCTTGATAATTTCACCCTTTACGAAAATCTGTCCCTTGCCATTTCCCGAGGCCACGCCAAGGTCAGCTTCGCGAGCTTCACCGGGCCCGTTCACAACACATCCCATAACCGCAACTCGGATTGGGACGGTGAGGTGCTTTAGCCCCTCGGTGACATCGTTCGCAAGGGTGTAGACATCCACCTGAGCGCGACCACAACTTGGGCAAGAGACAATCTCAAGCTTTCTTGGGCGAAGATTTAGGGACTCCAGGATCTGGAATCCAACCTTGATCTCTTCAACTGGCGGAGCGGAAAGCGAAACCCTGATGGTGTCGCCAATTCCGCGGGACAACAGTGCCCCAAAGGCGACTGCCGACTTTATGGTCCCCTGGAATGCCGGCCCGGCCTCAGTGACGCCAAGGTGGAGCGGCCAATCGCCGCGCTCCGCAAGCATTTCATATGCCTTTACCATCACGACTGGGTCGTTATGCTTCACCGAAATCTTGAAGTCGTGGAAATCGTGTTCTTCAAATAGCGCGGCTTCCCAAATCGCAGACTCAACTAGCGCCTCTGCAGTTGGTTTACCGTATTTGGTGAGCAATCTGGGGTCCAGCGAACCCGCATTTACACCGATTCTGAGAGAAATACCAGCGTCTTTAGCTGCCTTTGCGATTGCGCCAACCTGATCATCGAATTTGCGAATGTTACCCGGGTTTACCCTTACCGCGCCACAGCCAGCATCGATCGCTGCGAAGACGTACTTAGGTTGAAAGTGAATATCTGCAATCACTGGAATCTGCGAGCGCTTGGCAATAATGCGAAGTACGTCGGCATCGTCTTGGGTTGGCACTGCCACTCGAACCACATCGCAACCGGTGGCAGTCAGTTCAGCAATCTGCTGCAGGGTGCCATTGATGTCGGTGGTTTGGGTGGTGGTCATGGACTGCACAGAAATTGGTGAATCGCTTCCAACCCCAACCTTGCCCACCATAATCTGGCGAGTCTTTCGTCTAGGGGAAATTGTTGGTGGCGGACCTTTGGGAAGACCCAGATTTACAGCAGGCACTTATGTTTCCTCTCGAGATGCAACAAGCAAGAACAACGAACTAGCCGTTTGGCTTCCTAACCCAGGCGAATCGGATTAATGAAATCGGCCGTGATAAACAAAATACCTACCAAGATTAGTAATGCCCAAACCGCATAGGCCAGAGGTAGAGCCCGAGCCGTGTCAATTGGGCCAGGGTCCTTTTTAGTTATGAGCTTTACGGTTCGACGTTTTGCCCCTTCGTAAACCGCGCCAAGAACATGACCGCCATCCAACGGCAGCAGTGGAATCAGGTTGAAGGCGAACAACGCCAAATTCAAAGAGCCAATCAGCATTAGAAGTGATGCCAACTTGGCGTCGATACCGATCGCATCGGTAGCCGTTAGCTCACCCGCCAGCTGCCCAACCCCCACTATCGATACCGCGCCCATTGGGTCTCGGTCGCTTAGTCCCAATGCCGAGCTCCCTACCTGCCAGATTTGCGCGGGTAGTTGCAGGACGAAACCGAGCGTGCTTAGGGTCATGTTGCCGGCGTAGCTCAGGGACTCCCCCAGCGAAAGGGGTTGCAATTCAGACTTGAACTGAAAACCGAAGATTGGTCGAAGTTCGGTGATTGGCAGACCGGCTTCATCTTTTAGAGGCGAGTTAGTCTCGGAGAAGACCTGACGCTCAGTGAAAACTGGGGCTATCGATAGAGTAAGCGACTCCCCCGAGCGCCGAACCTCAAGCATCACGGGGCTCCCCGGGGATTGGTTCATAATCGCAATAGCCTCATCCCAATTCAAGACTGGGTTGCCGTTCACGGCTGTGATGGTGTCGTTCGCCATGAGGCCCCCTGCCGATGCTGGAGACTCTGGAGCGGTTGCGGGGCAATTGCCCTGGGCATCGGCCTCAATGCAAGCAAACACTTGGTCCACGCTCATCGAAGGCTGGTTAATCCCAAGACCTGCCAGGGCCCCGATGATTAAAACCACCCCGAGTAGCAGATTCATGACCGGACCCCCGAGCATGATTATTAGTTTTTTGGGAGCTGAAAGTTGGTAGAACTGACGGTTGTCGTCAGTTGCAAGAATCTCTTTTCTGACCTCTACTCTCGCCTCGTTAATCCATTTTGAAAATGGGCCGTTATAAGGCTTTGTCTCCGGCGGATACATACCCGCCATCGAAATATATCCACCAAGCGGAAAAGCCTTTAGGCCATATTCTGTTTCGCCGCGAGTAAAGGACTTGACGGTCGGGCCAAACCCAACCATGTACTGCTTGACGCGCACCTTGAATGCCTTGGCGGGCAGCAAATGGCCAATTTCGTGCAACCCGATAGATAGCGCAATCCCCACCAGCACAATCAATATGCCAAGGATGTAAAGCAGGGTGTCTACCACTTGTAAAGGCTACCTTCAAAGATCAAGAACTGCGTTTTGCTATCAGCGAATCAGCGGTTTTCCTGGCCCAGATTTCAGCCTCCAGGACACCCTCGAGGGTCAGCTCCAATTCGGCTTCATGAAGATCAACCGTTTCAGCAACAATCTGCAGAATCTCCAAAAAGCCGATTTTGAGTTTATGGAACGCCTCCACTGCCTGTTCGTTGCTGGCGTTAAATACCGCTGGGTAGGTAAGCCCAGCTTTGCCGACTTGTCGAGCCAAAGCTACTGCGCCAAAGACCGCTTCATCAAGCGGCTCAAACTGCCAGTTATGGGACTTGGTCCAGTCCAGGGCCTGGCTTACCCCCTGCACTCGGTTGGGCCAATTCAAGCTGATCGCAATCGGGAGCTTCATATCGGGCGGTGAGCATTGAGCGATAACCGATCCGTCAATAAATTCGACCATCGAGTGGATGATTGACTGCGGGTGAACAGTCACCTCGATTTGCTCAAAGGGGAGCCCAAATAATAAGTGCGCCTCGATTATCTCGAGCCCCTTATTGACCAATGTTGCCGAGTTTGTGGTTACCACTTTGCCCATATCCCAGGTCGGGTGCTTCAGCGCCTGCTGTGGTGTGACTAGCGCCAGCTGATCAAGGCTAAAGCCGCGAAACGGTCCGCCCGAAGCTGTGAGAATGAGTTTTTTTACTTCGCCATTCGAGCCGGATCGAAGCGCCTGCGCGATTGCGGAATGCTCGGAATCAACCGGCAGGATTTGCCCTGGTGCAGCGATTTTAGTGACCAGAGTGCCGCCCACAATTAGCGACTCTTTATTTGCAAGGGCTAGCTGCTTTCCAGAGGCCAAGGCCGCCAAAGTTGGCATTAGTCCCGCTGAGCCGGTGATGCCATTTAGAACAACATCGGCCTGAGTGCCTGAGACAAGATCGCTAGCTGCCTGAGTGCCCAGAACTGCATCGGATGAAGCGAGGCCGAACTTATCACGTTGATAATCAAGTAGGTCTTGATTTTGGAACCCGGAGATTCCGACCAATTTAAACAAATCGGGGTACTGCTCTATAACCTCGAGGGCCTGAGTGCCAATTGACCCTGTAGAGCCGAGAACAATCACTGAACGCATCCTGCAAGCTTAGAACCAAGTGCGAATCGCGAACTCTAGGGCGCTAAAAGCTCTCAAAGAATCTACAATGGAAGATATGACCATTGAGCAAAAACGAAATCTTGTGACAGCAATTCCAGGGCCAAACTCTATCGCGTTGCAAAAGCGCCGGATGGAAGTCATTTCTGCTGGGGTGGGCACAGCCCTCCCAGTCTTTATGGACGAAGCCCACGGAGCTATTCTGCGCGATGTCGATGGCAATCAGTTCATCGATATGGGAAGCGGAATCGGAGTAGTGACCATTGGTCACACCAACCAGCGAGTGGTTGAGGCTGTTCAGCACCAGGTCGCCAAACTTACCCACACACTTTTTACTGTGGCACCCTATGAGCCTTATGTAAAAGTTGCCGAGATCATCACAAGGCACACACCAGGGACCTTCAAGAAGAAAGCGGCATTTTTCAATTCGGGCGCCGAAGCCGTTGAAAATGCCGTGAAGGTGGCCCGCAAGGCGACCGGCCGAACTGAGATCGCGGTTTTTGATCACGCGTATCACGGCCGCACCAACCTGACCATGTCCATGAACTTCAAAATGCACCCCTACGGCACCGGATTTGGGCCACTAGCCGGGAGCGTGCACCACGCCCCGATGAGTTACCCGTTTAGAGATCCAGAGGGCATGACTGGCGAAGAGGCTGCTGCCAGGGCTATCACCTACCTAGAAAAGCGAGTCGGGGCCTCTCAGCTCGCTGCGGTTTTCATCGAGCCGATTCAGGGTGAGGGTGGTTTTATCGTTCCCGCCAAAGGATTCCTAAGGACACTTGATCAATGGTGCAAGGCAAATGGCATCGTGATGGTGGCCGATGAAGTTCAGTCGGGCATCGCCCGAACGGGCAAGTGGTTTGCCAGCGAATGGGAAGAAGGCTACGAGCCGGATTTGATTACTGTCGCCAAGGGTATCGCCGGCGGGCTGCCGCTTTCAGGCATCGTGGGACGTGCAGAAATAATGGACGCTTCTCACGCAGGCGGTCTGGGTGGAACCTTCGGTGGCTCCCCAACCGCCGTAGCCGCTGGGGTGGCGGTCCTGGAGCAGCTGGAAGAAGGCGGCTGGCTCGAAAGATCACTCGAAATAGGCGAGATTCTGACAACACGTCTCATTGCACTTCAAGCCCAGTATCCAATCATTGGTGAAGTGCGCGGCAAGGGTGCGATGCAAGCTATCGAATTTGTTGAAGCAGGCACTATGAAACCAAATTCCCAGGCCGTGGAAGAACTGGTGCGCCACTGCCATCAAAACGGTGTGGTGATTCTAAATGCCGGAACCTATAACAACGTGATTCGGTTCTTGCCACCGCTTGCAATCAGCGACGAACTGCTGCATGACGCTCTGGATGTCCTGGCAGCTGGCCTCGAAAAGCTAGCTCAGTAACTAGAGAAACATCAAAACCACCAAAACAATCAAAGGAGATTTGTTTTGCACAGCTTCCAAAACCGCGAAAAACTCAGCGCACTCCACCAGGCAGAGTTGGACCGGTTTATAAAAACCCACCCGAAATCTCAGGCACGGCATAACCAAGCCAAGTCCTCGATGCTCGGGGGCGTGCCCATGATTTGGATGTCAAAGTGGCCGGGGCCATTCCCTATCTACGTTGAGAGCGCCAAGGGTTCGCACTTCAGCGACATAGACGGGAATCAGTACGTTGACTTTTGCCTGGGTGACACCGGAGCGATGTCGGGACATGCACCCGAGGCAACCGTTGCCGCAGTCCAGGCCCAAATAGCCAAAGGCTCCACATTCATGCTTCCGACCAACGATTCCATCGTTGCCGCAGAAATTCTTCAAAAACGATTTGGCCTGCCGAGTTGGCAATTCACCCTCACTGCAACAGACGCCAATCGCCACCTGATTCGCTACGCCAGACACGCCAGCGGCAAACCGAAGATCGTAGTTCACGATTACTGCTATCACGGAAGCGTTGATGAAACCTTTGCAGTCTTGAGTGATGACGGACAAACGATTGCTCGAAAGGACAATATCGGAAAGCCGGTTGCGCTGGACCAAACCACCGTAGTTGTGCCATTTAATGACTTAGCAGCTGCAGAGCTAGCTTTTGCGGTGGGCGACATTGCAGCGATGCTGATCGAGCCCGCCATGACAAACATCGGTATCGTGTTGCCGCTACCCGGCTATCTAGAGGGGCTTCGAGAGCTCTGCGATAAATACCAGGTGCTCCTAATAATCGATGAAACCCACACACTATCAGCGGGCATTGGAGGCATGACGAAGACCTTGAACCTAAAGCCAGACGCAGTGGTGCTTGGGAAAACTATTGGTGGTGGAGTCCCAGTTGGGGCCTTTGGGCTATCGGCAGCTTTCGCTCAAAGAATCATCGACTCCTCAAACCTAGAGAGCATTGATGTTGGCGGAGTAGGTGGAACCCTGGCCGGGAATGCCCTTTCAATGGCCGCGGTGGCTGCCACGCTGTCTGAGGTCCTGACTGAAGAGGCATTCATTGAAATGGAGCGACTGGCTACCCAATGGACTAAAAACGTGCAGCAGGTAATAACGCAAGGAAACCTCCCGTGGCAGGTGTCCCAAATTGGCTGCCGCGGGGAATACAGCTTTCGATCTAAGGCTCCGCAAAATGGAAAAGAAGCGAACGCCGCGGAGGACTTCGAGTTACAACAGTATTTACAGCTGCACGCCATGAACCGCGGAGTTCTCATGACACCGTTCCACAACATGGCGCTGATGTCACCAAAGACAACCGACGCTGATTTAGAAAAACATCTAGCTCACTTTAGCGAAGCAACCGCAGCGCTATTTGGCTAGTTTCTTCGCTTTCCTGCTGCCGCGGATCTGAACGATGAGCACGATCGCAATCGCGATCAAGAACACCGACGACCCAATCACATTAGCCTCTGCAGGAATTCCTCTTGCGGCCGCCGTGTAGACGAACTTTGGGAAAGTTTCGATTGAACCTGAGTTGAACTGAGTGATGATGAAATCATCGAAACTCAAAGCAAACGCCAGCATCGCGGCGGCCAAAATGCCCGGCAGCAAAAGCGGCAGAGTCACTTTTCTGAAGACCTGAAATGGGTTGGCGTAAAGGTCTCTACCCGCCTCTTCTAAAGCCGGATCCAAAGTCGCGACGCGCGCCTTTACCGTCACCACGACAAAGCTTAGAGTGAACATAACGTGGGCAATTATTACCGTGGTGAGCCCCTTTGCCCACCCAAAGTCAAGGAACTGAGCCGCAAGCCCAGCTCCCATTACTACTTCGGGAGTGGCCAGTGGTAGAAACAAAAGCAGGTTTGTTGCTGCTCGCCACTTGAAGCGGTATCGCACTAGCGCAATGGCAATCATGGTGCCCAAAACTGTGGCAATAGTCGTTGCGCTCAGCGCGATTATCAAAGAGTTCCCAAAGGCGGTGCATACAACCTGCTGGTCACAAACATTGATCCAGTTATTAAAGGTGAACCCTCGCCAAATAATATTTGATTTGATTGAGTCATTGAATGAAAAAACAAAAGTGTAAATGATCGGGATCATCAAAAAGGCAAAAGTAAGGACGACATAGGTCGGTAGCAGCCAGCGGCCCAGGGAGAATCGGGTCATAGTAGGTCATCCGTTCCGCTGCGCTTCACATAGGCCGACACCAAAACCACAATCGCAGCCATCAGCATCACGGATAGGGCCGAAGCAGTTGGGTAGTCCTGAATTCTCAAAAAGTTGGCCTCCACCACGTTTCCAATCATGGCCGTGTCTGGACCTCCCAGAAAGTCTCGGCTGGCAACCACGTAATCTCCGCTGATGGGGATGAAGGTTAGTAGCGTTCCAGAAATGACCCCGGGCAACGAAAGTGGAAAAGTAATCTTCCTAAAAGTGGTAGCCGGGCTCGCATATAGATCTGAACCCGCTTCGACCAGTCGCATGTCCAGCCGGTCGAGATTGGCATAAATTGGCAGGGTCATAAACGGAATAAAGTTGTAAACCAGGCCAAAAATAACGGCAAAGTTGGTGCCAATGATGTAACTGTCTGCCCCGAAGATTCCGACATCCTTCAGGACATTCACTATCCAAGAATCATTGGAAAATATCTGCTTCCAGGCGAAGGTTCGAAGCAGGAAGCTAATGAAAAATGGCGCAATTACCAAAGTCAGCAGTATGCCCCTGAGCAGCGGGCGCTCCCTTGCCCTAACGGCTATGAAATAGGCAATTGGATAGCTGATAAGCAAAGCGATGATGGTGGCAATGAAAGCGAAGGAAAAAGACCTAAAAATTTGTGGAGCATATTGAGAGACCGCGTAGGCGTAATTGCCAAATTCAACACCAAAGTCGTACTGTCCGATAATTCCAGAGGGAGCCGGTTGTTTTAGCGAAGCCATGATCAGCGAAATCAGCGGAGTGATAAAGAATAAACCAAGGTAAATCAACCCTGGCACGAGTAGCACAAGAGCTACGCGACCACTTTTAGTCTGAGTTTTAACCTGCGTCTTAGAAGTCTGCCCAAATGCCACGAACGCCATAGCGTTAGGCGTCTTCTGTGGTGCCGGAGGGCAAATCGCTCAAACCGAAGCTGTGCTTAACTTTCCAACTGATCCAAACTTGCGCTCCCAATTCAATCACCGGTGATCGCCCAATGTTCTGCGCAAATACCGTGACTTCGCCGACATGGGGGATGTCTATCTGGTACTGATTGCTCACTCCGGTAAAGCGAATATCGGTTATCTCACCGGGTCCGAGCACATTGAGCTCTGAGCTTGATTCTGGTTTCTCTTCGAGGAACTGCACTTTTTCGGGACGCACTCCGATTGCAATTTTGCCGGTCTGCTTTTCAGAGCGTTCCGTCAAGACTGTGACCTTGCTCCCTGCGACAGAGATACTCAGAGTTCCCGAAGAACTATCAAGAACATCGCCAACAAAAATGTTGGATTGGCCCAAGAATTTAGCAACAAAGGCGGTTCTTGGCCTCTCATAGAGAGCTTCCGGCGAACCTAGCTGCTCGATATGGCCCTGGTTCATAACCGCAACGGTGTCTGCCATATCCATTGCTTCTTCTTGGTCATGGGTTACGTGCAGGAAAGTTAGACCGACCTCCATTTGTATTGCCTTGAGTTCAATCTGCATTTGTCGCCTGAGCTTTAGATCCAGTGCACCGAGCGGTTCATCAAGAAGTAGCAGGGCGGGGCGATTCACAAGGGCCCGAGCTAAAGCCACTCTTTGCTGCTGACCGCCCGAAAGCTGCTGAGGCTTTCTGGCCGCAAGGTGCTCAAGCTCAACCAGCTCTAGTGCTTTTTGCGCCTTATCCAAGGGTTCGGGGAGCTTGCGCTGCCTGATACCAAAAGCCACGTTTTCCAGGACGCTCATGTGGGGAAATAGTGCGTAGTTTTGGAACACGGTATTCACGGGCCGCTCGTGGGGCTTCATGCCGGTCACGTCCTTGCCGCCCAAAAGGATCTGCCCCTTGGTTGGCGTTTCAAGGCCAGCAATCATTCGAAGGGTCGTGGTCTTGCCACAACCCGACGGGCCTAATAAGGCGAAGAACTCCCCGGCCGGGATATGGAGGTGAAGGTCGTCAACCGCCACGAAACCGGGAAACTCTTTGCGAATACCTTTTAGCTCTAAATCCTGACCACGAGCTACGAAATCAATCGCCACCTAGGCGCCCAGAAGAAGGTTTTGCCAAGCCGATGAGAATCGCTGTTCCTCTTGCCCGGTTAGCGCCCTGAAAGCCTGAGTGTTCGAAAGAGTCTGTTCACTCGGGAAAATCAGCTGGTTTTCGGCCAATACCGGATCAATTCCGAACGCAACTTCCTTCGCTCCGACCACTGGAGTGATGAAGTTCACCCAAAGAGCCAGCTCTGCTGCGTTCACCGGGTCGTAGTAGAAGTCGATTAGCTTCTCCGCATTTTTCTTGTGAGTGGCTCCCATTGGGGTAACGAATACGTCCGCCCAGATTGTGGCTCCAGACTCGGGGAAGATGAAGCCGAATGGCTCTGGTTCTTCATCGGTCGCCGCTTCAATGTTCGCCACGGTGATGTCTCCCGACCAGGCCGTAGCGGCGATTATGTTCCCGGTGGCAAGGTCGTCAAGGTAGCTGTTGCCGCGCACGTTGAAAATCTGCCCGGCGTCAATTTGAGCCTTAATGATCTCGATGGCGCTCATGAAGGCATCTTCGCTGAGGCTGGAAGTAGAAGTGATGTCAATCCCCTCCGCCATCAGAACTATCCCGACGCTGTCGCGCATCTCAGATAGCAATCCGACTCTTCCGCGAAGTTCTGCCGCCCAAAGATCGGCAACTGATCCAGGAGCATCCTTGCCGGTCGCTTCTTTATAGGCCTTCTTGTTATATCCAATCCCTGCAAAACCCGCCTGCCAGGGAATTGAGTAGATCCGGTCTGGGTCATCGGCCGACCCAAGGTAACTGGGGTCTAAGTTAGCAACCTTATTTGGCATATTTGCATCATCGAATGTCTGAATTACACCCAAGTTTTTGAGCCGTTGAGCCATCCAGCCAGTTGGGCAAGCAATGTCTGCACCAATATCCTGCCCGAGCTCGAGCTGGTCTTTGACCTTTGCGTACCAGGTGTCGTTATCGTCGATCTCGATGCGGTAATCAACGGTGATTCCGCTTTCCTGCTCGAATCTTGAGAGAGTCGGATAGTTTCCCGCTTCATCCTCGTCCATATAAGCGGGCCAGTTGTGCCAAGTCAAGACGGGTTCAGAATCGGATACATCCGTCAGAGGTGTCAGGGTCGACTCGGCCGTGGCGCAGGAGGCCAGCGATAATGCAGCCGCAGTTCCTCCGATTCCAGCTAGGGCCGCGCGCCTAGAAACCTGGTGGCTTCTGGCTGCTTTAACCAGTTGGCGAAGCATTGGGTCTTGAGGAAGTCCTCGCATCATTGCAATCTCCTAAATCCAGCTATCTCTAACCGGCTCATTTTCTTTCCTTGAACCTGCACCCTGAAAATCCAAAGCTTTGCAAAGTTTGTCATAAAACCTTTTAGCAAGTGCCCGTGAAACCTATATTTTACTTTCAGTCTCCGATGTAGCTCATGACGTGCTTCACACGGGTGTAATCCTCAAACCCGTAGTGAGACAAGTCCTTGCCATATCCAGAGTGCTTAAAACCACCGTGCGGCATCTCAGCTACCAGTGGAATGTGAGTGTTAATCCAGACCGCACCAAAGTCCAAGTACTTGGCAAAACGCATTGCCCTGGTGTGATTAGAGGTCCAAACCGAAGAAGCCAATCCGTACTGAATGTCATTGGCCCACGCAAGAGCCTGTTCGTCACCAGTGAAGCGCTGAACGGTGAGCACCGGCCCGAAGATTTCGTCTTGAATGTGCTCGTCGTTTTGCCTTAGACCAGAAATAACGGTCGGCTCCAAGAAGTAA is a genomic window of Candidatus Aquiluna sp. UB-MaderosW2red containing:
- a CDS encoding ABC transporter permease; translated protein: MTRFSLGRWLLPTYVVLTFAFLMIPIIYTFVFSFNDSIKSNIIWRGFTFNNWINVCDQQVVCTAFGNSLIIALSATTIATVLGTMIAIALVRYRFKWRAATNLLLFLPLATPEVVMGAGLAAQFLDFGWAKGLTTVIIAHVMFTLSFVVVTVKARVATLDPALEEAGRDLYANPFQVFRKVTLPLLLPGILAAAMLAFALSFDDFIITQFNSGSIETFPKFVYTAAARGIPAEANVIGSSVFLIAIAIVLIVQIRGSRKAKKLAK
- a CDS encoding ABC transporter permease — translated: MAFVAFGQTSKTQVKTQTKSGRVALVLLVPGLIYLGLFFITPLISLIMASLKQPAPSGIIGQYDFGVEFGNYAYAVSQYAPQIFRSFSFAFIATIIALLISYPIAYFIAVRARERPLLRGILLTLVIAPFFISFLLRTFAWKQIFSNDSWIVNVLKDVGIFGADSYIIGTNFAVIFGLVYNFIPFMTLPIYANLDRLDMRLVEAGSDLYASPATTFRKITFPLSLPGVISGTLLTFIPISGDYVVASRDFLGGPDTAMIGNVVEANFLRIQDYPTASALSVMLMAAIVVLVSAYVKRSGTDDLL
- a CDS encoding ABC transporter ATP-binding protein, translated to MAIDFVARGQDLELKGIRKEFPGFVAVDDLHLHIPAGEFFALLGPSGCGKTTTLRMIAGLETPTKGQILLGGKDVTGMKPHERPVNTVFQNYALFPHMSVLENVAFGIRQRKLPEPLDKAQKALELVELEHLAARKPQQLSGGQQQRVALARALVNRPALLLLDEPLGALDLKLRRQMQIELKAIQMEVGLTFLHVTHDQEEAMDMADTVAVMNQGHIEQLGSPEALYERPRTAFVAKFLGQSNIFVGDVLDSSSGTLSISVAGSKVTVLTERSEKQTGKIAIGVRPEKVQFLEEKPESSSELNVLGPGEITDIRFTGVSNQYQIDIPHVGEVTVFAQNIGRSPVIELGAQVWISWKVKHSFGLSDLPSGTTEDA
- a CDS encoding PotD/PotF family extracellular solute-binding protein; protein product: MMRGLPQDPMLRQLVKAARSHQVSRRAALAGIGGTAAALSLASCATAESTLTPLTDVSDSEPVLTWHNWPAYMDEDEAGNYPTLSRFEQESGITVDYRIEIDDNDTWYAKVKDQLELGQDIGADIACPTGWMAQRLKNLGVIQTFDDANMPNKVANLDPSYLGSADDPDRIYSIPWQAGFAGIGYNKKAYKEATGKDAPGSVADLWAAELRGRVGLLSEMRDSVGIVLMAEGIDITSTSSLSEDAFMSAIEIIKAQIDAGQIFNVRGNSYLDDLATGNIIAATAWSGDITVANIEAATDEEPEPFGFIFPESGATIWADVFVTPMGATHKKNAEKLIDFYYDPVNAAELALWVNFITPVVGAKEVAFGIDPVLAENQLIFPSEQTLSNTQAFRALTGQEEQRFSSAWQNLLLGA